The Raoultibacter phocaeensis genome includes a window with the following:
- a CDS encoding conjugal transfer protein TrbL family protein, protein MSLAKLMMAAVLTLAGDFLAFVGDAFGWVLESANTLYANPQVAAWTLMAQAVAFASVVVVRIVYGVGEGLMLWGGNRQVSTGQYAFKSIMSLVFVMVAPNLMYWIWDVGATLLADTRATVGDFSMAAAVEAVKGGLVDNLLADTAAFFASPGIVTASLVVVLVLVVVLCVNLWRFCKRQATMMILSMASPFVAVYTGTTDTSQFSDIVKSMAALAVAQSMQWVLLVVGLFCVSQGLLASTTLDGASFPLLFLGIAVMSAATAIDTVLQKFTEARGPSGGSMFAVLGVRTAAGAVRSLARAGR, encoded by the coding sequence ATGTCCCTCGCCAAGCTCATGATGGCGGCGGTGCTCACGCTCGCGGGCGACTTCCTCGCGTTCGTCGGCGACGCCTTCGGCTGGGTGCTGGAGTCCGCCAACACGCTCTACGCCAACCCGCAGGTCGCCGCTTGGACGCTCATGGCCCAGGCCGTCGCGTTCGCCTCGGTCGTCGTGGTGCGCATCGTCTACGGCGTCGGCGAGGGGCTCATGCTCTGGGGCGGGAACCGGCAGGTCTCGACGGGCCAGTACGCATTCAAATCGATCATGTCGCTCGTCTTCGTCATGGTGGCGCCGAACCTCATGTACTGGATCTGGGACGTCGGGGCGACCCTGCTCGCCGACACCCGCGCCACCGTCGGCGACTTCTCGATGGCGGCGGCCGTCGAGGCGGTCAAGGGCGGCCTCGTGGACAACCTGCTCGCGGACACCGCGGCCTTCTTCGCCTCTCCGGGGATCGTCACGGCCTCGCTCGTCGTGGTGCTCGTCCTCGTCGTCGTGCTCTGCGTCAACCTGTGGCGGTTCTGCAAGCGCCAGGCGACCATGATGATCCTCTCGATGGCCTCCCCGTTCGTGGCCGTCTACACGGGCACGACCGACACCTCTCAGTTCTCGGACATCGTCAAGTCCATGGCGGCGCTCGCCGTGGCCCAGTCCATGCAGTGGGTGCTCCTCGTGGTCGGCCTGTTCTGCGTGAGCCAGGGGCTCCTGGCCTCGACGACGCTCGACGGCGCGAGCTTCCCGCTCCTCTTCCTCGGGATCGCCGTCATGTCCGCGGCGACGGCGATAGACACCGTGCTCCAGAAGTTCACCGAGGCGCGCGGGCCCTCCGGGGGCTCGATGTTCGCCGTGCTCGGCGTGCGCACGGCGGCCGGCGCCGTCCGCAGCCTCGCAAGAGCGGGGAGGTAG